In the Quercus lobata isolate SW786 chromosome 5, ValleyOak3.0 Primary Assembly, whole genome shotgun sequence genome, one interval contains:
- the LOC115992872 gene encoding ras-related protein RABA5a produces MAFYSEEEKTEDYLFKIVLIGDSAVGKSNLLARFARDEFYPNSKSTIGVEFQTQKMDINGKEIKAQIWDTAGQERFRAVTSAYYRGAVGALVVYDISRRQTFDSIGRWLNELQTHSDMNVVTILVGNKSDLKDAREVSTSEGKALAEAEGLFFMETSALDSSNVAAAFQTIVKEIYNILSRKVMISQELKKQDPTWMGNGRTVVLQGEASVEPKKGWCCSF; encoded by the exons ATGGCTTTTTATTCAGAGGAAGAAAAAACAGAGGATTACCTTTTCAAGATTGTTTTAATTGGTGATTCAGCTGTTGGGAAGTCAAATTTGCTTGCAAGGTTTGCTAGAGATGAGTTCTACCCTAATTCAAAGTCAACTATAGGAGTAGAGTTCCAAACCCAAAAGATGGATATCAATGGAAAGGAAATCAAGGCTCAGATTTGGGACACAGCAGGTCAAGAGCGGTTCAGGGCTGTTACATCTGCATATTATAGAGGTGCAGTTGGAGCTCTTGTGGTGTATGACATCAGTAGACGCCAGACATTTGATAGCATTGGCAGATGGCTAAATGAACTTCAAA CTCACTCTGATATGAACGTAGTAACTATACTTGTTGGCAACAAGTCTGATCTTAAGGATGCCAGGGAGGTTTCCACTTCTGAAGGAAAGGCCTTGGCAGAAGCAGAGGGCTTGTTTTTCATGGAAACATCTGCTCTTGATTCCTCCAATGTAGCTGCTGCTTTTCAGACAATTGTGAAAGAGATCTATAACATATTAAGCCGGAAAGTTATGATATCTCAAGAGCTCAAGAAACAGGATCCTACCTGGATGGGAAATGGAAGAACTGTGGTTTTACAGGGTGAAGCATCCGTAGAGCCTAAAAAAGGTTGGTGTTGCTCATTTTAG